GCCGTGCACGCACGGCACGTGGTGGCGTTTCCCAAGCTCATGCTCGTCTACGACGGCGCGATCGAATATCAGATCGATGGCCAGCTCGTTCGGTTGCACGCGGGGGACATGTTCTACCGGCCGGCGGCGTCGGCGGCGCGGTGGACGTTGGCGCCGGGGCAGACGTGCTCGATCGGCTGGTGCGAGTTTCGGGCTGAGCCGGAGCTGGACGAGCCGCATCATCCGCTGTTGCGCGCGACGAGCGACGTGCCCCTGGAACTGGCCAGTTTCCATCGCATTCGCGATCTGTACCAGCGCGACGATGCGCCGTCGCGCCTGACGGTCGAGGGGGAGCTGAAGGCCGTGCTCGGGCGCTTCCTGCCGACGGCGACGCCGTTGTTCGACGAGACGATCAGCGACGGGTTTACGTCCGACGCCTCGCGCGGCGACGATTCGGTGCGGCAGGCAGTGGCATGGC
The nucleotide sequence above comes from Tepidisphaeraceae bacterium. Encoded proteins:
- a CDS encoding AraC family transcriptional regulator; translated protein: MATAVDYLAALLRSRLIITEAQVLTSPPGAVHARHVVAFPKLMLVYDGAIEYQIDGQLVRLHAGDMFYRPAASAARWTLAPGQTCSIGWCEFRAEPELDEPHHPLLRATSDVPLELASFHRIRDLYQRDDAPSRLTVEGELKAVLGRFLPTATPLFDETISDGFTSDASRGDDSVRQAVAWLGRHFAEASVATKVRDRTGLSPDHFRRVFKEMTGLSPNGYLLRLRMSAARFYLQRSDLSIKQVAAQVGYADPLYFSRLYRRYWKSTPTADRKRQ